One window from the genome of Labeo rohita strain BAU-BD-2019 chromosome 10, IGBB_LRoh.1.0, whole genome shotgun sequence encodes:
- the LOC127171875 gene encoding olfactory receptor 10A4-like: MQNASDSIIQPAGFYIVALSSMSYSNIYVMFLTAVYVITIMCNIFLIAIIFYDHRLHVPKFMAVGNLAVVDLVLSTSLVPGMIKTYIVLDNFVPFNLCLVQMYTYYTFLSLEPLCLCILSYDRFIAICFPLRQESINTNTRMAYIIGAAWFFGFTILLYGTSSIPALSFCGSLKVNSYFCDYAPVLRLACSDTTSQWNFATALTLLFIVLPLIFILLTYMGILTAVFRMKNNQSRYKALATCTEHLIIVALFFIPIFIIFNLGFFGIIINSNVRTVCLSLSSLLTPCVNPILYSLKTKEIQSRIHSLLTQRLSVHPLKTSH, encoded by the coding sequence ATGCAAAATGCTAGTGACTCCATCATTCAGCCTGCAGGATTTTACATTGTTGCACTGAGTTCAATGTCTTACAGTAATATCTATGTCATGTTCCTCACTGCGGTTTATGTGATCACAATCATGTGCAATATCTTTCTTATCGCCATCATTTTCTATGATCACCGTCTGCATGTCCCAAAGTTCATGGCTGTTGGTAATCTGGCTGTGGTTGATCTTGTTCTCAGCACCTCTCTTGTGCCGGGCATgataaagacttacattgttctAGACAATTTTGTGCCATTCAATCTGTGCCTTGTACAAATGTACACTTACTATACCTTTTTATCACTTGAACCACTTTGTTTATGTATTCTCTCTTATGACAGGTTCATTGCGATCTGTTTCCCTTTAAGACAGGAGTctataaacacaaacaccagAATGGCTTATATAATTGGTGCAGCTTGGTTCTTTGGTTTTACTATATTACTTTATGGCACTTCATCCATCCCAGCTCTCTCATTTTGTGGCTCTCTTAAGGTCAACAGCTATTTTTGTGATTATGCTCCTGTTTTAAGACTTGCTTGTAGCGATACAACATCCCAGTGGAATTTTGCCACTGCTTTAACTCTACTCTTTATAGTTTTgcctttaatttttattttgttgacttACATGGGTATTCTGACTGCTGTATTTAGAATGAAAAATAATCAGAGCCGTTATAAGGCGCTGGCCACGTGCACAGAGCACCTCATAATAGTGGCTCTATTCTTTATTCCAATTTTTATTATCTTCAATCTTGGATTTTTTGGAATTATTATAAACTCAAATGTAAGAACAGTGTGTTTGTCTTTGTCATCCCTCCTCACACCCTGCGTGAATCCCATCCTCTACTCACTGAAAACTAAAGAGATTCAAAGCAGGATTCACTCATTGTTAACGCAGAGACTGTCTGTTCATCCTCTAAAAACTTCACATTAA
- the LOC127171888 gene encoding olfactory receptor 24-like yields the protein MQNASNSIIQPAGFYIVALSSMSYSNIYVMFLTVLYVITIVCNVFLISIIFYDHRLHVPKFMAVGNLAVVDIVLSTSLVPGMIKTYIVLDNFVSFYLCIVQMYTYYTFLSLEPFSLCILSYDRFIAICLPLRQESVNTNTRMGYIIGTVWIFVCTIVLYGCVTIPTISFCGSLKVNSYFCDKAPVLRLACSDVTSHWNFSTALTILFLTGPFIFIFLTYMGILSAVFRMKNNQSRYKALATCTEHLIIVALFFIPIFVIFSLGFFGIIINSNVRTVCLSLSSLLTPCVNPILYSLKSKEIRSRIYSLLTQRLSVHPIKSLH from the coding sequence ATGCAGAACGCCAGCAACTCCATCATTCAGCCTGCAGGGTTTTACATTGTTGCTTTGAGTTCAATGTCTTATAGTAATATCTATGTTATGTTCCTCACTGTGCTTTATGTGATCACAATCGTGTGCAATGTCTTTCTGATTAGCATCATTTTCTATGATCACCGTCTGCATGTCCCAAAGTTCATGGCTGTTGGTAATCTGGCTGTGGTTGATATTGTTCTCAGCACCTCTCTTGTGCCAGGCATGATCAAGACGTACATTGTTCTCGACAATTTTGTGTCATTCTATCTGTGCATTGTGCAAATGTACACTTACTATACTTTTTTATCCCTCGAACCATTTTCCTTATGTATTCTCTCTTATGACAGGTTCATTGCAATCTGTTTGCCTTTAAGACAGGAGTCTGTAAACACAAACACCAGAATGGGTTATATAATCGGCACAGTTTGGATCTTTGTTTGTACCATAGTACTCTATGGCTGTGTAACCATCCCAACCATCTCATTTTGTGGCTCTCTTAAGGTCAACAGCTATTTTTGCGATAAAGCTCCTGTTTTAAGACTTGCTTGTAGTGATGTGACATCCCATTGGAACTTTTCCACTGCTTTAACTATACTCTTCTTGACTGgacctttcatttttattttcttgacCTACATGGGTATACTGAGCGCTGTATTCAGAATGAAAAATAATCAGAGCCGTTATAAGGCACTGGCCACGTGCACAGAGCACCTCATAATAGTGGCCTTATTCTTCATTccaatttttgttattttcagtcTTGGTTTTTTTGGAATTATTATAAACTCAAATGTAAGAACAGTGTGTCTGTCTTTGTCGTCCCTCCTCACACCCTGTGTGAATCCCATCCTCTACTCACTGAAAAGTAAAGAGATTCGAAGCAGGATTTATTCTTTGTTAACCCAGAGACTGTCTGTTCATCCTATAAAAAGTTTGCATTAA
- the LOC127171890 gene encoding olfactory receptor 10A4-like encodes MQNTSNSIIQPAGFYIAALSSMSYSNIYVMFLTVIYVITIMCNVFLISIIFYDHRLHVPKFMAVGNLAVVDIVLSTSLVPGMIKTYIVLDNFVSFYLCIVQIYTYYTFLSLEPFSLCILSYDRFIAICLPLRQESINTNTRMAYIIGTVWIFVCTIVLYDCITIPTISFCGSLKVNSYFCDKAPVLRIACSDVTSHWNFSTVLTILFLVGPFIFIFLTYMGILSAVFRMKNNQSRYKALATCTEHLILVALFFIPIFVIFSLGFFGIIINSNVRAVCLSLSSLLTPCVNPILYSLKSKEIRSRIYSLLTQRLSVHPLKTSH; translated from the coding sequence ATGCAGAACACCAGCAACTCCATCATTCAGCCTGCAGGGTTTTACATTGCTGCTTTGAGTTCAATGTCTTATAGTAATATCTACGTTATGTTCCTCACTGTGATTTATGTGATCACAATCATGTGCAATGTCTTTCTGATTAGCATCATTTTCTATGATCACCGTCTGCATGTCCCAAAGTTCATGGCCGTTGGTAATCTGGCTGTGGTTGATATTGTTCTCAGCACCTCTCTCGTGCCAGGCATGATCAAGACATACATTGTTCTCGACAATTTTGTGTCATTCTATCTGTGCATTGTGCAAATATACACTTACTATACTTTTTTATCCCTCGAACCATTTTCCTTATGTATTCTCTCTTATGACAGGTTTATTGCAATCTGTTTGCCTTTAAGACAGGAGTctataaacacaaacaccagAATGGCTTATATAATCGGCACAGTTTGGATCTTTGTTTGTACCATAGTACTCTATGACTGTATAACCATCCCAACCATCTCATTTTGTGGCTCTCTTAAGGTCAACAGCTATTTTTGCGATAAAGCTCCTGTTTTAAGAATTGCTTGTAGTGATGTGACATCCCATTGGAACTTTTCCACTGTTTTAACTATACTCTTCCTGGTTGgacctttcatttttattttcttgacCTACATGGGTATACTGAGCGCTGTATTCAGAATGAAAAATAATCAGAGCCGTTATAAGGCACTGGCCACGTGCACAGAGCACCTCATTTTAGTGGCCTTATTCTTCATTccaatttttgttattttcagtcTTGGTTTTTTTGGAATTATTATAAACTCAAATGTAAGAGCAGTGTGTCTGTCTTTGTCATCCCTCCTCACACCCTGTGTGAATCCCATCCTCTACTCACTGAAAAGTAAAGAGATTCGAAGCAGGATTTATTCTTTGTTAACCCAGAGACTGTCTGTTCATCCTCTAAAAACTTCACATTAA
- the LOC127171893 gene encoding cytochrome c oxidase assembly factor 4 homolog, mitochondrial, with protein MASAPSPSPHNRSRNEDEDDPVDGMISRTGCAKLHYALQDCMAEHQDWRKCQTEVQKFKECMSTYQNTRKEQLLKQRTSATQSA; from the coding sequence ATGGCATCGGCTCCTTCTCCATCCCCTCACAACCGGAGCAGGAATGAGGATGAGGATGACCCAGTGGACGGGATGATCTCCAGGACAGGCTGTGCTAAGCTGCACTACGCTTTGCAGGACTGTATGGCTGAGCATCAGGACTGGAGGAAGTGTCAGACTGAGGTTCAGAAGTTTAAGGAGTGCATGAGCACCTACCAGAACACTCGCAAAGAGCAGCTCCTGAAGCAAAGGACTTCTGCCACACAGTCTGCCTGA